GTGCATATCGATTGTGGCCCAGTTCGTCACTGGTAATTTTACTGGTAATACTGACTTGTCGCTCTGCTATCGCTGTGGTAATATCCGCCCGCTTTATACGAGGCCGCCGTTGGTCGAAAATGGTGGCCGCTTATTTTTTAACTAGAGAGTAATTCTTATGTCTTACACTATTCCAGCTGCTACCCGCACAGAGATTGGGAAAGGTTCGAGCCGCCGCCTGCGTCGTGAGGGTAAAGTTCCGGGCGTTATCTACGGTACTGGTAAAGAACCCGTATCTATCATTTTTGATCACAAAGATATCATCAACGTCCAGGCTAATGACGATTTCTACACCAGCGAGCTGACTATTCTGCTTGACGGTAAAGAAGTGAAAGTGCGTGCTCAGGCAATGCAGCGTCACGTGTTCAAGCCAATCATCGAACACGTAGACTTTGTTTACGCTTAATACGTAACACTTCTGAGAAAAAGCGCCTGATGGCGCTTTTTTTATCGGTGCAATAAGCTGTTAGCAATTACAAATCGAAGCTGTAATAGATATCCAGCGACTGGCCGACCGTACTGGTAACTGACTCCAGATAGAGTTTTGATAACAGGTAATATCTGACGGTCATTTCATAGCCAGGCGTAAATACGCCAACACCATATTTCAGCATCAAGTCTTTACCCAAATATCCACTGATTGCGACTTTACCATCGTCATCGGTATCCAATTGCACGTTTGAAAAACCAAACTTTTCGACCAATCCCGCAGCAGTATTACCGATATTACTCAGCGCTTGTCCCCCGCCAGATACCTGACCACTAATAGCCATCGCAGCACTGAGCATCAAAGAGTTGTTCTGGCTAGCGTCATAACCTTTGCCTTGCACAATGTAGGATAATATCTCAGCCTGCTCTTTGGTGGGGTTGGAAAACAGCGTGACCACAGGTTTCCGAGGTGTTCCGGTGACGCGCACACCCGCGACGACATCCTCATCTTTGATTTCTCGTATAGCTTCGATATTAAGATTAGGTACCTGTGGCGGTCCGACAAACTGCAACTCACCGGTGGTGATGGTTAAAGTTTGTCCCATAAAGCGGTAACTACCATCTAAAACGCGGATGTTACCAAATAGCTGTGCAGGTTTGTTGGCGAGTTGCTGCAAACGAAGTGTGCCGCTCAATATCCCTTTCAGACCATAGCCATCAATGGCGACTTTATTGCCGACATTCACACTAAGGTCAGCATTGATGGCCATTGGCGGTGACCGCTTTTGTGCAGCCGCAATATTGTCATCAAACACCACATCTTGCGATACGTTGATGCCCCCATCAGGCAATTGCACTATGGTAATTGTGCCGGATGGCACACTTACATTACCCTTAACATCAAGTAATTGTGGTGTGAAATGCAGTTGCAGATTTGGCGATACTTTTAAGATTGCCAGTGGCGGTTGGATGATGGTCAGATCGTTACCCGTCACTGCCAAATCGCCAGTAAATCGACCATCAGTCCAACGGATTGTTCCTTGCATCTGACCTTTGCCTTCGCCCATTATCCAGTTGCTGGCAACCGTGGCTTGTTGTCCGGCAAATACCAGCTGTAGTTGCAGTTGTTTGATTGCGGTTGGGTTACTGGTGCTCACCAGTTCAGCATTATCAACCTGTAATTGACCACTAAATTGAGGTTCATTTAATGTCCCGCCAATGTTGACGTCTGCATTTACCAGTCCTGTGAGTGTTTGTAATTGGGGGAGCAATTTTTGCAAAGGCTGCAGATTGATCCGTTGCATTTTCACCGTCCCCTTTAATGCATGTTCAGGTGTAACCGCGATGGATAATTGACTGTGAAGTTGCAGAATATCTCCAGCGGTGAATGTCACTTGAGTTGTCAGTGATTGCTGGTTTAGTGAGGCTTTGATATAGCCACCATCAAAATCAATCGCAGTTTGCTTTCCCTTCCCGTCTGGAAGGGTGAGACGACCTGAACCAATATTAAACAGCAGTTCAGCGGTTGGCTTGGATTTCGGTTGCCAACTGATGCTGGCATCCATCTTGGCTTGCCCATGCCAAGTAATGCCTTCCGGCAAGACATTGGCTAATAAGGGGGCTGGCGTTCCGGCGTAATGAATAACGGCCTGGCCTTTATCTGTGAGATTTACGGGGTGTTGCAAACAGACAAGGTTATCCGTTGATTGCAGACACAAGGGTGACAATAATCCTCGGCGTTTGGATAAATCCCAGTCAAGAGAAGCGGTATGTTGTAATTGCCAATAACCAATCGGGGTATCCCAAGAAAATTCGGTTAGCTTGGCTTTTAATTGATGTTTCGACGGATCATATTGATTAGCCAGCTTAGCATTGACACTTTGGCTGCCTTTACCCTCAACCGTCACCTGTTGCTGATAGATATCGCCGTCAGTTTTTACTGTCAGAAGATCAAATTTCTGATTGTTTACGGTAAGAGCCTTCCCGATCAGCTGTAAGGCGAACGCATGTTGATCTAAAGGTAAGTAGTGACCGTTAATGCTAGCATTGTCCAACGCATACTCTTTAAAGCTGAGTTGGGCGGCATTGCCATTCAGTGTTAACTTCGGATGCAGCTCATCCCCACGCACGTTGATATCAGCATTAATACTGCCGTGTGCCAGCGGATAAAACATCGCCAGTTCTGGGATGGACAATTGACCGTTGAGATCCCATTTATCGCCTGCATTACCATCAAGGGAAAGATGAGAGTTGAAGGCGGTCAGTTGTAAGCCTTTACTGTGAATATGCCACTGTTGATCAACATCGGCACTTCCGGTTAATACAAACGGTGTTTTAGCGGCTGAACCTCTAACGTCGGCATTGCTAACCGCTACCCGCCAGCGCTTATCGTCAACATAACCTTCGGTGCTGAAGCTGCCGCTGATACTACTTTCTGGAATATCAAACGCATTGGCGGGCAGGGTAATTTTAGTGGCGTTCAGTTCTTCCAATCCGACCTGTGCCTGCCAGTTAATGCCTTTGGCATAATCCAAGTTTCCTTTCAGGGTGACTTGTCCGGCTGCAGACCACGCTTTAAATGCTGTCAGCGTTAACTGTTGTTGCCGATGAGTCAGATCACTGCTCAGTTCCACTCGTTGTACCCAAGGGGTATCAACGTTTCCGCTCACCTTGATGTGTTGTTGAGTAAGTGAGCCTTGGCTTTGCAAATCGAGGGCAGAGACTGAATATAGGGGTTGCGCAAGCGGCCAATGTAACTGGCCTTGTTTTACGGTAAGTTCGTAGG
This portion of the Shewanella yunxiaonensis genome encodes:
- the rplY gene encoding 50S ribosomal protein L25, with the protein product MSYTIPAATRTEIGKGSSRRLRREGKVPGVIYGTGKEPVSIIFDHKDIINVQANDDFYTSELTILLDGKEVKVRAQAMQRHVFKPIIEHVDFVYA
- the tamB gene encoding autotransporter assembly complex protein TamB, giving the protein MTAEHDVPRSSPRPEKRPRTTLSKTIAWLIRLLVYLPVLILLLVALLVGTGIGTHVLVKLADWSVPGLNISYQSGTLNNKLALNSASWRMAGVDVNAEKLVLQWRPACLLQAQLCVDDLHVGKTQVNVNTADIASAADAVAESPAIKELQLPFGIQLKNGQLQDVSVQVNDMHFVATDISLSAVWQRTGLMVETLKAQGLSADIPLNSEDKAVNVTHNTVQSWPLAALPTVSMPFPLNVQSAVLSDSTLSLGKRQDKFPGIDLQGSFIGNQISIQHLTVRHDYGEGTLQGELALSGAYPLTIHSHLNIQQIPQFPGLQQQQVTATLSGDFDSLQADIQLQGDQQADITGKIALSKSTLPYELTVKQGQLHWPLAQPLYSVSALDLQSQGSLTQQHIKVSGNVDTPWVQRVELSSDLTHRQQQLTLTAFKAWSAAGQVTLKGNLDYAKGINWQAQVGLEELNATKITLPANAFDIPESSISGSFSTEGYVDDKRWRVAVSNADVRGSAAKTPFVLTGSADVDQQWHIHSKGLQLTAFNSHLSLDGNAGDKWDLNGQLSIPELAMFYPLAHGSINADINVRGDELHPKLTLNGNAAQLSFKEYALDNASINGHYLPLDQHAFALQLIGKALTVNNQKFDLLTVKTDGDIYQQQVTVEGKGSQSVNAKLANQYDPSKHQLKAKLTEFSWDTPIGYWQLQHTASLDWDLSKRRGLLSPLCLQSTDNLVCLQHPVNLTDKGQAVIHYAGTPAPLLANVLPEGITWHGQAKMDASISWQPKSKPTAELLFNIGSGRLTLPDGKGKQTAIDFDGGYIKASLNQQSLTTQVTFTAGDILQLHSQLSIAVTPEHALKGTVKMQRINLQPLQKLLPQLQTLTGLVNADVNIGGTLNEPQFSGQLQVDNAELVSTSNPTAIKQLQLQLVFAGQQATVASNWIMGEGKGQMQGTIRWTDGRFTGDLAVTGNDLTIIQPPLAILKVSPNLQLHFTPQLLDVKGNVSVPSGTITIVQLPDGGINVSQDVVFDDNIAAAQKRSPPMAINADLSVNVGNKVAIDGYGLKGILSGTLRLQQLANKPAQLFGNIRVLDGSYRFMGQTLTITTGELQFVGPPQVPNLNIEAIREIKDEDVVAGVRVTGTPRKPVVTLFSNPTKEQAEILSYIVQGKGYDASQNNSLMLSAAMAISGQVSGGGQALSNIGNTAAGLVEKFGFSNVQLDTDDDGKVAISGYLGKDLMLKYGVGVFTPGYEMTVRYYLLSKLYLESVTSTVGQSLDIYYSFDL